The following proteins are encoded in a genomic region of Primulina huaijiensis isolate GDHJ02 chromosome 3, ASM1229523v2, whole genome shotgun sequence:
- the LOC140972087 gene encoding transcription factor MYB41-like — protein MGRAPCCDKANVKKGPWSPEEDAKLKDFIEKSGTGGNWIALPQKAGLKRCGKSCRLRWLNYLRPNIKHGEFSDEEDKIICTLYSSLGSRWSVIAAQLPGRTDNDIKNYWNTKLKKKLIMGIVPSKSSPFSGTLQALIPQSPSLRNLSDLFRGCTSIYTTQVSKSLTNTVPIPDPQNNYSTDIPLSSTSQYYSFNIDQQSQEGLVDFQCSSSEKSCIKFSNMAKDNFQQLQHPGFISNAGFGEEQNPSFMLQYDQDQMISALIGDLDQKGSGVLENSGVYNDFEEVKPVTSSNFLLNDDIHGRGSMYYYG, from the exons ATGGGAAGAGCTCCTTGCTGTGACAAAGCAAATGTGAAGAAGGGGCCATGGTCGCCTGAAGAAGATGCAAAACTCAAAGATTTCATTGAAAAATCAGGCACCGGTGGGAATTGGATCGCTCTTCCTCAAAAAGCTG GTCTGAAGAGATGTGGGAAGAGCTGTAGATTGAGGTGGCTGAACTATTTGAGGCCTAATATCAAACATGGTGAATTTTCTGATGAGGAAGATAAAATAATCTGCACTCTTTATTCCTCCCTTGGAAGCAG GTGGTCAGTCATAGCGGCACAATTACCAGGGAGAACGGATAATGATATCAAGAATTACTGGAACACCAAGCTAAAGAAAAAACTGATCATGGGAATTGTTCCATCAAAATCGTCACCATTTTCAGGAACCCTTCAAGCTTTAATTCCTCAGTCTCCATCTCTGCGTAATCTGTCGGATTTGTTCAGAGGTTGCACCTCCATTTACACTACACAGGTTTCTAAATCTCTCACCAACACTGTACCCATTCCAGACCCACAAAATAATTACAGCACTGATATTCCTTTGTCTTCTACAAGTCAGTACTATTCTTTTAATATCGATCAACAAAGTCAAGAGGGTTTGGTTGATTTCCAGTGTTCTTCATCCGAGAAAAGTTGCATCAAGTTCAGTAACATGGCTAAAGATAATTTCCAACAACTTCAACATCCGGGATTCATCTCAAATGCTGGATTCGGGGAAGAACAAAACCCAAGTTTCATGCTTCAGTATGATCAAGATCAAATGATCAGTGCACTAATTGGTGATCTTGATCAAAAGGGAAGTGGGGTTCTGGAAAACAGTGGAGTATACAATGATTTTGAAGAAGTTAAGCCGGTGACTAGCAGCAACTTTTTGTTGAATGATGACATTCATGGAAGAGGGAGCATGTACTACTACGGATGA
- the LOC140973132 gene encoding heavy metal-associated isoprenylated plant protein 3-like — protein sequence MGEQQKNTDAKEGDNKKNDDGGGKGNVTVVLKADLHCDGCATKVIKCILSFDGVDTATIGEGQKITVVGKVDPLKLREKVEQKTHKKIELISPVPKKEANNGDNKDNAEGKENNGGDNHKQEKKKESKDKNSKDKPDDKKSKEKEIPVTTAVLKINLHCEGCIQKIRKIVIKTKGYQDMNIDRQKELVTVTGAMDMKALAEMLKKHLKKNVEIVPPKKEGEKKEGGGGDKKKGGGGGDGGEAGSGGGGEKMEGNKMQYQVGYTYPFMYGPGPAGDQFHYNPFPVGLLHAPQLFSDENPNACSVM from the exons ATGGGTGAG CAGCAGAAGAACACCGATGCCAAAGAAGGAGATAACAAGAAAAATGATGATGGAGGCGGCAAGGGAAATGTCACGGTGGTTTTGAAGGCTGATTTGCATTGTGATGGATGCGCTACCAAAGTCATCAAGTGCATTCTCTCTTTCGATG GTGTGGATACTGCAACCATCGGCGAGGGTCAGAAGATTACGGTAGTCGGAAAAGTAGATCCGCTCAAACTCAGGGAAAAAGTGGAGCAAAAAACCCACAAAAAGATCGAATTGATTTCACCAGTGCCCAAGAAGGAGGCCAACAATGGCGACAACAAAGATAACGCAGAAGGCAAAGAGAACAATGGTGGCGACAATCATAAACaagagaagaaaaaagaatCCAAAGACAAAAACTCAAAGGATAAACCTGATGATAAAAAATCCAAGGAGAAGGAG ATTCCTGTTACGACGGCTGTGCTGAAGATCAATCTGCACTGTGAGGGATGCATTCAGAAAATCCGCAAAATCGTCATCAAAACTAAGg GATATCAGGATATGAATATCGACAGGCAGAAGGAGCTCGTGACAGTGACCGGCGCCATGGATATGAAGGCTTTGGCTGAGATGCTGAAGAAGCATCTGAAGAAGAACGTTGAAATCGTACCGCCGAAGAAGGAAGGGGAGAAGAAAGAGGGTGGCGGCGGCGACAAGAAGAAGGGCGGTGGAGGAGGAGATGGAGGCGAGGCAGGGAGTGGGGGCGGCGGCGAGAAGATGGAAGGGAACAAGATGCAGTATCAGGTCGGATACACTTATCCGTTTATGTACGGGCCGGGTCCTGCTGGGGACCAGTTTCATTATAACCCGTTTCCAGTCGGGCTCCTCCATGCTCCGCAACTGTTCAGCGATGAGAACCCTAATGCTTGTAGCGTTATGTGA